A segment of the Synergistota bacterium genome:
CGAAAGGAATTGTGCTAAACAAGATAGACATGCTTCCTTACTTCAAATTCGATAAGGAAAGATTCTATTCACCTATAAGAAAACTTGCTCCGGATATGCCTGTGTTTGAGGTGTCCTGCGAAACGGGGGAGGGAATAGATGAGTTTGTAGACTGGATAATATCAAAAATAAGAAAGGAGGAAGCGAGATAGGATGCCCAAGAGGATACTTCTCCTCGCGGGGGATTTTGTGGAGGACTATGAAGCTATGGTTCCCTACCAGATGCTTCTTATGCTGGGATATGAGGTAGATACCGTCTGCCCTGACAAAAAGCCGGGGGATAGGGTAAAAACGGCAATACACGATTTCGAAGGGGATCAAACCTATACGGAAAAGCCGGGACATCTCTTCGCCATTACCAAGGATTTTAATGAGGTAAAGGTTGAGGATTATGATGGACTTGTTATACCAGGTGGGAGAGCTCCAGAGTATCTCAGAATGAATGAAAAGGTGGTGGAGCTCGTTAAGAGATTTGCTGAAGCAGGAAAGCCTATAGCTGCTATATGCCATGGGCCACAGCTTCTAACAGCTGCGAGAGTAATAAAAGAAAAGAAGATCTGCGCCTATCCTGCGGTTGCGACCGAGATAGAGCTCGCAGGTGCTACATATGTACCTCCGAATGAAACGTTCTCAAACGCCGTTGTAGACGGAATATTTATAACTGCGCCTGCCTGGCCTGCTCATCCCGAATGGATAAGAAAATTCGTGGAAGTCCTTGGTGCTAAGATAGAAATCTGAACTTTCTCTTCTAAAAAGGGTGGGGAGACACCCCACCCCTTTTTTAGATTATATGCCAAGCAGTAGCTTTAATAAGAAGATATACCTCCTTACCCACCTCGTTCAGCTTCATCTCAACGAATGACGATTGGGTTATAGACGCTTTAAATACTATCCCTTCAACATCAACATCAACTT
Coding sequences within it:
- a CDS encoding DJ-1/PfpI family protein; its protein translation is MPKRILLLAGDFVEDYEAMVPYQMLLMLGYEVDTVCPDKKPGDRVKTAIHDFEGDQTYTEKPGHLFAITKDFNEVKVEDYDGLVIPGGRAPEYLRMNEKVVELVKRFAEAGKPIAAICHGPQLLTAARVIKEKKICAYPAVATEIELAGATYVPPNETFSNAVVDGIFITAPAWPAHPEWIRKFVEVLGAKIEI